DNA sequence from the Streptomyces canus genome:
GCAGGGGATGTTCCAGCCGGAGGACACTCCGGAGCAGAAGGCGGCCCTGGCCCGTCTGGAGACCGCGCTGGCCCTTGTGGAGGGCTGGGTGGACGCGGTGGTCCACGCGGCCGCGAAGCCGCGTCTGTCGTCCGCCGACGCGCTGCGCGAGACCCTGCGCCGCCGCCGCGCCTCGGGCGGTCCGGCCGAGCAGACGTTCGCCACGCTGATCGGGCTGGAGCTGCGTCCGCGCCGCCTGCGGGACGCCTCCCGTCTGTGGGCCTCGCTCACCGACGCGCGCGGGGTCGACGGCCGTGACGGCCTGTGGTCCCACCCGGACATGCTGCCGACCGCGTCCGACCTGGACGACCCGGACGGCTTCGTGCACCGCGAGCAGCTGGACTTCTCCGAGCTGGACAAGATGCTCGGCGAGGCCGCGGAGAAGCCCGACCTCAAGAAGGACCTCAAGAAGAAGGACGACTCCGAGGACGACACCGAGTGAGCCTTCATGACGACGCCGTCCTGGTCCTCAAGGGATACGAGGACCAGGCGGATCTTCGCCAGGCCTACCTCGACCATCTGGCGGCTCACCCGGACGGCATGTGGAAGGCCTGCGAGAAGGGCCACATCACGGCGAGTGCCCTGGTCGTCGACCCGGAGCGCGGCCGGGCTCTGCTGACCCTCCACAAGAAGCTGGGCATGTGGCTGCAGATGGGCGGCCACTGCGAACCGGCCGACACCTCCCTGGAGGCGGCGGCCCTGCGCGAGGCGACGGAGGAGTCCGGCATCGCCGGCCTGACCCTGCTGCCGGGCGGCCCGGTGCGCCTGGACCGCCATCCGATTCCGCCGCCGTGCCACTGCCACTTCGACGTCCAGTACGCGGCGCTCGCCCCGTCCGGGGCCGTGGAGACGGTCAGCGACGAATCCCTCGACGTGCGGTGGTTCGCCTACGACGAGGTGGCGGCCG
Encoded proteins:
- a CDS encoding NUDIX hydrolase, which translates into the protein MSLHDDAVLVLKGYEDQADLRQAYLDHLAAHPDGMWKACEKGHITASALVVDPERGRALLTLHKKLGMWLQMGGHCEPADTSLEAAALREATEESGIAGLTLLPGGPVRLDRHPIPPPCHCHFDVQYAALAPSGAVETVSDESLDVRWFAYDEVAAVADDSVVRLLEATRARL